In the Tetrapisispora phaffii CBS 4417 chromosome 7, complete genome genome, one interval contains:
- the TPHA0G02330 gene encoding uncharacterized protein (similar to Saccharomyces cerevisiae YLR031W and YMR124W; ancestral locus Anc_2.414): MDAGLSAISRKVGVPTKKYNTMQDKMNIRRNLIDDGTYLPNVTMNNGNVNSQYNPQPNNMMQMQSQQQGPSCNNRPNYNYSDQNNFNNPQYDPSKNYKMAPNMYNRPYNSMSSNNVQQPKSFSNNSSVTSFIKKTGSTLSFPRMKKKDKHDGFDDDEEEGVDFDFDINISNPKEYSFKDIPGNIHKKDIFNHDFSMNPVIPTQYTNDKGRMSNSQYRKYKMSQQKKNLQSQHAINNQTIRYQNVQHTQKNYPNTYMKSHSLTNVGSNYPNQPNNKNMVYQQQQYGNNQSNSMSLNSLYRNNIQSQRNWNQQSAGIPSGNNQLTSSPTIPSIVISENRETIKSTDFQSNSSYSSKNSEKSTTPNTSAESLNYNLNNTYSNKLVMDQKNSPLRNEVSSTSNGITTIESEQRLTTLTAQLKYKTDLLESQENLFKEKETDYTNRIKVKDDKINSLISSREEEIEFEVKQKELEYESKYNEQRAAFEQIISKKDKTIEQLTEYIASLNIAKEISQERGVYQNNETILKTVNDNITNDIKKNNDVYANSSENTKVDPISCSSSVNDQSIDNRLSDKGRKISNNNLNMDYLKTLQAINEKIKNRDTTDIDAIVTHGNTHVNRLLKDNQALTEELTLISEELVNSISREISLDKTLKELKEAHRNNEHSIYILKQELETEIRKKSKTIIELIKKLNDERVKRFIADERLITN, encoded by the coding sequence ATGGATGCTGGGTTATCTGCAATTTCACGAAAGGTAGGAGTGCCtactaaaaaatataatactaTGCAAgataaaatgaatataagGAGAAATTTAATAGATGATGGCACCTATTTACCGAATGTCACAATGAACAATGGGAATGTCAATTCCCAATACAATCCTCAACCAAACAATATGATGCAAATGCAATCACAACAACAAGGACCTTCATGTAACAATAGACCGAACTATAATTATTCCGATCAAAATAACTTCAATAATCCACAATATGACCCTTCCAAAAATTATAAGATGGCACCAAATATGTATAATCGACCATACAATTCAATGTCGAGTAACAATGTTCAACAGCCAAAATCATTTTCGAATAATAGTTCTGTCACTAGCTTTATTAAGAAAACAGGGTCTACTTTATCATTTCCaagaatgaagaaaaaagacAAACATGACGgttttgatgatgatgaggAAGAAGGTGTggattttgattttgatattaatatatcaaatcCAAAAGAATACTCCTTTAAAGATATCCCTGGAAATATTCATAAGAAAGATATATTCAATCATGACTTCTCGATGAATCCAGTAATTCCAACACAATATACCAATGATAAAGGTAGAATGAGTAATTCTCAATATAGGAAGTATAAAATGAGTCAGCAGAAAAAAAACTTACAAAGTCAGCATGCGATTAACAATCAAACAATTCGATACCAAAATGTGCAGCATACTCAGAAAAATTATCCAAATACATATATGAAAAGTCATTCATTAACGAACGTAGGATCAAATTATCCAAATCAAcctaataataaaaatatggtGTATCAGCAACAGCAATATGGAAATAATCAATCTAACTCAATGTCTTTAAACAGCTTatatagaaataatattcaatcaCAACGAAATTGGAATCAACAGTCGGCTGGTATCCCAAGTGGAAACAATCAACTTACCTCATCTCCAACAATACCATCCATAGTTATTTCTGAGAATAGAGAAACTATCAAATCTACAGATTTTCAATCCAATTCATCTTATAGTTCAAAAAATAGCGAAAAAAGTACGACACCTAACACATCTGCCGAATCATTGAACtacaatttaaataataccTATTCTAATAAGCTTGTAATGGATCAGAAAAATTCCCCTCTAAGGAATGAGGTATCTAGCACCAGTAACGGAATTACGACGATAGAATCCGAGCAGCGATTGACAACTTTAACCGCACAACTGAAATACAAAACAGATTTATTAGAATCACAAGAAAACTTGTTCAAAGAAAAGGAAACTGACTATACTAATCGGATTAAGGTCAAAGATGACAAGATTAACTCCTTAATCAGTTCcagagaagaagaaattgagTTTGAGGTTAAACAGAAAGAATTGGAATatgaatcaaaatataatgaacaAAGAGCGGCATTCGAACAAATTATTAGTAAGAAAGATAAAACTATTGAGCAGCTTACTGAATATATAGcttcattaaatattgcTAAGGAAATATCACAAGAGAGAGGGGTGtatcaaaataatgaaactaTTCTAAAAACAGtcaatgataatataactaatgatatcaaaaagaataatgatGTTTATGCAAATTCTTCCGAGAACACAAAAGTTGATCCAATCTCTTGTTCATCAAGCGTAAATGACCAATCAATAGATAATCGATTGAGTGACAAAGGAAGAAAAATCAGTAAcaacaatttaaatatggaTTACCTAAAAACATTGCAAGctattaatgaaaaaattaaaaacagGGACACAACTGATATTGATGCCATTGTAACTCATGGAAACACGCATGTCAACAGGCTACTGAAGGACAATCAAGCATTGACAGAAGAATTAACTCTGATTTCTGAAGAATTAGTGAATTCCATTAGCAGAGAGATTTCACTTGACAAGACACTGAAAGAGCTAAAAGAAGCTCATAGAAACAACGAACAcagcatatatatattgaaacaagaattagaaacagaaataagaaagaaatccaaaacaataattgagttgattaaaaaattaaatgatgaaaGAGTGAAGAGGTTTATTGCAGATGAACGTCTGATAACGAACTAA
- the TPHA0G02300 gene encoding uncharacterized protein (similar to Saccharomyces cerevisiae ADE16 (YLR028C) and ADE17 (YMR120C); ancestral locus Anc_2.418) — MPNYRQTAILSVYDKTGLLDLAKGLVENNVRILASGGTAQMVKEAGFPVEDVSDVTHAPEMLGGRVKTLHPAVHGGILARNLESDEDDLKKQNIEKIDFVVCNLYPFKETIAKIGATMAEAVEEIDIGGVTLLRAAAKNHSRVTILSDPSDYAMFLKDLSTDGKVSQELRNTLALKAFEHTADYDSAISDFFRKQYSEDKSQLPLRYGCNPHQRPAQAYVSLQEELPFKVLCGTPSYINLLDALNSWPLVKELSASLNLPAAASFKHVSPAGAAVGLPLSDVEKQVYFVKNIENLSPLACAYARARGADRMSSFGDWIALSNIVDVPTAQIISTEVSDGVIAPGYEPEALEILKKKKNGKYCIFQIDPNYEPGLMETRTVYGVNLQQKRNNAIINQYSFREVVSKNKTLTESAILDLIVASITVKYTQSNSVCFAKSGMVIGLGAGQQSRIHCTRLAADKADNWWLRQHPKVLAFKFAKGTKKPSKSNAIDVYVTDQIPTEGPEKEDFDSKFEVIPEPLSIEERKEWLSKLNNVSLSSDAFFPFPDNVYRAVRSGVKYICAPTGSVMDKEIFKVADSKDLIYIENPCRLFHH, encoded by the coding sequence ATGCCAAATTATAGACAAACTGCTATTCTATCGGTATACGATAAGACAGGTCTTTTAGACTTAGCTAAAGGCTTGGTCGAGAATAATGTCAGGATCTTGGCTTCGGGTGGCACGGCGCAGATGGTAAAGGAAGCAGGTTTCCCAGTTGAAGATGTTTCAGATGTCACACATGCTCCAGAAATGCTAGGTGGTAGAGTTAAAACGTTGCATCCAGCTGTTCACGGTGGTATCTTAGCAAGAAACTTAGAGagtgatgaagatgatttgaagaaacaaaacattgaaaaaattgatttcGTGGTTTGCAATTTGTACCCTTTTAAAGAAACTATCGCAAAGATTGGAGCTACTATGGCAGAAGCAGTCGAAGAAATAGATATTGGTGGAGTAACTTTACTAAGGGCAGCTGCAAAAAATCATTCGAGAGTCACAATCTTGTCGGATCCAAGCGATTATGCCATGTTCTTGAAGGATTTATCAACGGATGGGAAAGTTTCTCAAGAGCTAAGGAATACGTTAGCTTTGAAAGCATTTGAACATACCGCAGATTACGACTCAGCAATTTCTGATTTCTTTAGAAAACAATACTCGGAAGATAAATCACAGTTGCCTTTACGTTATGGTTGTAATCCACATCAAAGACCAGCACAAGCATATGTCTCCTTACAAGAAGAATTGCCGTTTAAAGTGTTATGCGGTACTCCTAGTTACATTAACTTGTTGGATGCTTTGAATTCATGGCCGTTAGTCAAAGAATTGTCGGCGTCTTTGAATTTACCAGCTGCCGCTTCGTTTAAACACGTTTCTCCAGCAGGCGCAGCCGTTGGTTTACCTCTCTCTGATGTCGAAAAACAAGTATATTTTGTTAAGAATATAGAAAACTTATCTCCATTGGCATGTGCATATGCAAGAGCCCGTGGTGCTGATAGAATGTCATCTTTCGGCGATTGGATTGCTTTATCCAATATTGTCGATGTTCCAACCGCACAAATTATTTCTACTGAAGTTTCAGATGGTGTCATTGCTCCTGGTTATGAGCCAGAAGCTTTGGAAATCctgaagaaaaagaaaaatggtaaatactgtatatttcaaattgatCCAAATTATGAACCAGGTTTAATGGAAACAAGAACCGTTTATGGTGTTAATTTACAACAAAAGAGAAACAATGCAATTATTAATCAATACTCATTTAGGGAAGTTGTAtctaaaaacaaaacattGACGGAATCTGCCATCCTTGACTTAATTGTAGCTTCCATAACAGTTAAATACACGCAATCAAATTCTGTTTGTTTCGCTAAAAGCGGTATGGTTATCGGTTTAGGTGCGGGCCAACAGTCAAGAATCCATTGTACTAGGCTAGCTGCTGATAAAGCAGATAACTGGTGGTTAAGACAACATCCAAAAGTTTTGGCTTTTAAATTTGCTAAAGGTACTAAGAAACCATCAAAATCCAATGCGATCGATGTGTACGTTACAGATCAAATCCCAACTGAAGGACCTGAAAAAGAGGACTTTGATTCTAAGTTTGAAGTAATCCCTGAACCTTTATCGATTGAGgaaagaaaagaatggTTATcgaaattaaataatgtcTCATTGTCATCAGATGCATTCTTCCCATTTCCAGACAATGTCTACAGAGCTGTCAGATCTGGtgtcaaatatatttgtgCTCCTACAGGTTCTGTTATGGataaagaaattttcaaagtTGCAGATTCAAAGgatttgatatatattgagAATCCATGTCGTCTATTCCAccattga
- the TPHA0G02350 gene encoding uncharacterized protein (similar to Saccharomyces cerevisiae STO1 (YMR125W); ancestral locus Anc_2.413) — MSGRKRSADFDDDGYRDFRPRMPKRQRVPPVVQLCKEMMPDICTIGESVKAFEEDIKFLSEAIISEFGHEEYFNNALLSTFKAVIFEQPHKQPSIALLTMVVNTQNQEAGKSIVNFFVAELQQLINESTNEDFKVASNETGPWNRSKLIIRFLSLLSPMISLDDLMNLYRSFFNLAIELNNIEVDKRNPLSEAIYSNTLINIPYLFFFNRANEVLKSKVEELLIYVETSYQLRVNDIQLLDEYNGQNPIPRVELIQVILSNVKKALANNAEQLTQLFPNWLHLLTAQPGDQGFNEALRLPDVEELKVFSSFDKDFGSIDNMWKTPRFNFHVYLPTSSSDFETIIPITTYAGFLFKDIILDIIQGMEFNRKAVAKQVIMLHQFFKEGIFAEAGISIAQLNQQFEQDPLISTFKLEDLVIETILSLIFKLPTVLQPYAYYYTLLVEICQNSPKAIAPVFGRAFRFFYTNIDNLDFELKQRYLDWFSIQMSNFSFSWKWNEWEEDSQKYGKTLYNPKMVFAKNLISKELRLTSNTLDVEESLTNEFKQYLDNAYVTRDELIGYYQSFFHSFTVNPEDVKKHDLYFIQENVPISATVRKLLDYMHKQGENKVVTELDEIIKEFKEDYGNIIVDFDRFIVALMIQCVAHSGSRSLSHANKYISDLTEDIKHAFSSLEIDEAKKEYTIVEAMLRFWNSNSQTGFLNTDALRYAGFITTKSLFSFCFEESNGRNLGLTDATAVESVLRNLSQDSALTSGNTENFENIFEKLCLILNDCVSKLGATVTEAIVLPMLDESATSFDPALLQQLDLIWKYQTALSFIKSILRKYSKEYKLLSEKSILG, encoded by the coding sequence ATGTCAGGAAGAAAGAGAAGTGCCGATTTCGATGATGATGGATATCGTGATTTTAGACCACGTATGCCTAAGAGACAAAGAGTTCCACCGGTGGTTCAATTATGTAAGGAAATGATGCCTGATATTTGCACTATTGGTGAATCTGTAAAGgcatttgaagaagatataaaatttttaagtGAAGCAATTATAAGTGAATTTGGTCATGAggaatatttcaataacgCTTTACTATCTACATTTAAGGCTGTCATATTTGAACAACCACATAAGCAACCTTCAATTGCTCTGTTAACAATGGTAGTCAACACTCAAAACCAAGAAGCTGGTAAAAGTATTGTTAATTTCTTTGTTGCTGAACTGCAACAACTCATTAACGAATCTACAAACGAAGATTTCAAAGTAGCATCAAATGAAACCGGTCCATGGAATAGATccaaattaattattagattcttgtcattattatcgCCAATGATCTCACTTGATGATTTAATGAACTTATACAgatcttttttcaatttggCAATCGAATTGAACAACATTGAAGTTGATAAGAGGAATCCGTTATCAGAAGCTATTTACAGTAATACCCTCATAAATATTCcatatttattcttttttaatagAGCCAATGAAGTGTTAAAATCAAAGGTggaagaattattaatatatgtGGAGACATCTTATCAACTTCGTGTAAAtgatattcaattattagATGAGTATAATGGTCAAAATCCAATTCCAAGAGTGGAATTGATTCAAGTCATCTTAAGCAACGTAAAGAAAGCACTTGCAAACAATGCAGAACAGTTAACACAATTATTCCCAAATTGGTTACACCTGTTAACGGCACAACCTGGTGACCAAGGATTTAATGAAGCTTTGAGATTACCAgatgttgaagaattaaaagtATTTAGTTCTTTTGACAAGGATTTTGGTTCGATCGATAATATGTGGAAAACTCCAAGATTCAATTTCCATGTTTACTTACCTACATCATCCAGTGATTTTGAAACTATTATTCCAATTACTACCTATGCTGGTTTtctatttaaagatattattttagatATTATCCAAGGTATGGAGTTTAATAGAAAAGCTGTTGCCAAACAAGTCATTATGTTACACCAATTTTTCAAGGAGGGTATATTTGCTGAAGCTGGTATTTCAATTGCTCAGTTAAATCAACAATTTGAACAAGACCCATTGATCTCGACATTTAAGTTAGAAGATTTGGTTattgaaacaattttaaGTTTAATTTTTAAGTTACCAACTGTTTTACAACCATACGCTTACTACTATACTTTGCTAGTTGAAATTTGTCAAAATTCTCCAAAAGCCATTGCCCCAGTATTCGGTAGAGCTTTCAGATTCTTTTACacaaatattgataacCTTGATTTTGAACTAAAACAAAGATATTTAGATTGGTTCTCAATTCAAATGAGTAACTTTAGTTTTTCATGGAAATGGAATGAATGGGAAGAAGATTCTCAAAAATATGGCAAAACTCTATACAATCCTAAAATGGTTTTTgctaaaaatttaataagtAAAGAATTAAGGTTAACATCCAACACCTTAGACGTTGAAGAAAGTTTAACTAATGAATTCAAACAATATTTAGACAATGCCTATGTTACCCGTGATGAGTTAATTGGATATTACCAGTCATTCTTTCATTCCTTTACAGTCAATCCAGAAGACGTTAAAAAACATGATCTATACTTTATTCAAGAGAATGTACCAATCTCTGCGACAGTACGTAAGCTACTTGATTACATGCATAAACAGGGTGAAAATAAGGTAGTCACTGAActtgatgaaattataaaagaatttaaagaagacTATGGAAACATTATCGTTGACTTTGATAGATTTATTGTTGCATTAATGATTCAATGTGTTGCCCACTCTGGTAGTAGATCTTTATCTCATGcaaacaaatatatcagTGATTTAACTGAAGATATTAAACAtgcattttcttcattggAAATTGACGAAGctaaaaaagaatatactATTGTTGAAGCAATGCTAAGATTTTGGAATTCAAATTCACAAACTGGTTTCTTGAATACCGATGCTCTTAGATATGCTGGCTTCATTACCactaaatcattattttctttctgtTTTGAAGAAAGTAATGGAAGAAATCTTGGGTTAACTGATGCCACTGCGGTTGAAAGTGTTTTGAGAAATCTATCTCAGGATTCGGCTTTAACTTCAGGTAATACAgagaattttgaaaacatttttgaaaaattatgtctaattttaaatgacTGTGTTTCGAAGTTAGGTGCAACTGTTACTGAGGCAATCGTATTGCCTATGTTAGATGAATCTGCAACCAGCTTCGACCCTGCTCTGTTACAACAATTAGATTTAATATGGAAATACCAAACAGcattatcatttattaaGAGTATATTAAGAAAGTATTCTAAGGagtataaattattaagtGAAAAATCAATCTTGGGTTAG
- the NCW1 gene encoding Ncw1p (similar to Saccharomyces cerevisiae YMR122W-A; ancestral locus Anc_2.416): protein MSSSSVSSRSSVSTNSRLVSTGVVAASSVSATSSASRSVSSTVSSHSSSHKSTKTSNSAPSNVVGKPLSWKYATMIGAVVVGSFALSAGL, encoded by the coding sequence ATGTCTTCCTCTTCCGTCTCTTCCAGAAGTTCCGTTTCCACAAACTCTAGATTAGTTTCCACCGGTGTCGTCGCTGCTTCCTCCGTCAGTGCTACTTCTTCTGCCTCCAGATCTGTCAGTTCCACAGTCTCTTCTCACAGCAGCTCTCATAAATCTACTAAGACTTCCAACAGTGCTCCTTCCAACGTGGTCGGTAAGCCACTTTCCTGGAAATACGCTACCATGATCGGTGCTGTTGTTGTCGGTTCTTTTGCTCTAAGCGCTGGTTTATAA
- the PKR1 gene encoding Pkr1p (similar to Saccharomyces cerevisiae PKR1 (YMR123W); ancestral locus Anc_2.415), with amino-acid sequence MSFFVELWNSVFTPGTSPQLIIATNLSFLALIITLIWLIVQTNGNIHFIILLSIATILWITVIWFINELKSVKLMTNEELGTEETKNKDVNTETQAKKASGVSKSSTKKISSRKV; translated from the coding sequence ATGTCATTTTTTGTCGAATTATGGAACAGTGTTTTCACTCCAGGTACTTCACCACAATTAATCATTGCGACAAACTTGTCATTTTTGGCATTGATCATAACTTTAATATGGTTAATTGTACAAACTAACGGTAACATACATTTCATTATCCTTCTTTCAATTGCCACAATACTATGGATCACTGTCATTTGGTTCATCAATGAATTGAAGAGCGTAAAGTTGATGACAAATGAAGAACTAGGCACCGAAGAGacaaaaaacaaagatGTAAATACAGAGACACAAGCTAAAAAGGCATCTGGTGTCTCTAAGAGTTCtactaaaaaaatatcttcaaGAAAGGTGTGA
- the TPHA0G02290 gene encoding uncharacterized protein (similar to Saccharomyces cerevisiae ASI1 (YMR119W) and ASI3 (YNL008C); ancestral locus Anc_2.419), which produces MMEYFNVSNYNTDVVLNYFNSFSLNGTFNEYNATNYEFITQYIQRYGVFQSIYDYLMNGLIIPIYLVFQRIFQVPNLLDSIVRVLLYLFSNYAAGLIISYIFINRLIVMSSLRSNTNKVVLPKSSKWLLHLSAIVPLLYLLLQSLTQINFVKIEHINALHTDVYLPMTFALLLYSQCIEFFYNFTTNSKLLEKNDNSTLELSLQLYTMNASYALFQKQSHGFISLDIDFIIIDRIGIHIIELFGLRRYRLLENSAVNITQLLALLYESSIYGILSIPFYTLFKCSTKIISLFTILLIFTIQCLKWFVEYLSAPFINLIKSTQNSTINKSPIHLFTDIRKNLYYDPEQEFISFLYNLLLLTCNGGNIISTDTDSFILRGEELLMKDSAASKTLHIPELNNKFMVSGYLNELSTIPDDLILSSSSANTLPAKNSKNLRGISSSIIVRIKMIFTIVKKLCLSFMFFGYHNNNLINHTLKNKKPTNKKSKDLNLYITEKNYTKFLTRPADDANNKYRNYLLLPDEDVTRDFDLELFQELNDKYNKDKHIKYEYLKDDPEELKEELVSILIPDNNEQPNSSHLPQIWEGIATNMRLTRSQFGSRYPERVFEQTVLERRQFCQTLSQELSDPVIDEYEEEEQYSTLCLICRFNKRSIILWPCRCLSCCDMCRDSLGHKGFQKCFTCDSEVNGYSIVHNV; this is translated from the coding sequence ATGatggaatattttaatgtttcTAATTATAATACCGATGttgttttgaattattttaattccttttctttaaatggTACtttcaatgaatataatgCTACTAATTATGAATTCATAACACAATATATACAACGATATGGTGTTTTTCAATCCATCTATGATTATTTGATGAATGGTTTAATAATTCCAATTTATTTAGTCTTTCAAAGGATTTTTCAAGTACCAAATTTGTTGGATTCAATTGTAAGAGTTCTGCTTTATTTGTTCAGCAATTATGCTGCCGGTCTAATTATATCatacatttttattaataggTTAATTGTGATGTCCTCATTGAGATCTAATACTAATAAAGTAGTTCTTCCTAAATCATCGAAGTGGTTATTACACCTCTCTGCTATTGTTCCgctattatatttactattACAATCCTTGACACAAATTAATTTCGTCAAAATAGAACACATTAATGCACTACATACTGATGTCTATTTACCAATGACTTttgcattattattgtattCTCAATGCATCGagtttttttataattttactACAAATAGTAAATTACtggaaaaaaatgataactCAACTCTAGAATTGTCATTACAATTATACACCATGAATGCATCCTATGCATTATTTCAGAAACAATCTCATGGGTTTATATCACTTGATATcgattttattatcattgatAGAATAGGGATCCATATAATAGAATTATTTGGTCTCAGAAGATATAGGTTGTTAGAGAATTCAGCTGTTAATATTACCCAATTATTGGCATTGCTATATGAATCATCAATATATggaatattatcaattcCTTTCTATACATTATTCAAGTGCAgtacaaaaattatttcattatttactattttattaatttttacTATCCAATGCTTAAAATGGTTTGTCGAATACTTATCTGCCCCATTCATCAATCTGATAAAATCAACACAAAACTCTACAATCAATAAATCCCCAATACATTTATTTACGGATATTAGaaagaatttatattatGATCCAGAACAAGAGTTCATTTCGTTCTTATACAATCTATTATTACTAACCTGTAATGGAGGTAATATCATATCAACTGATACAGACAGTTTCATTTTACGCGGTGAGGAATTGTTGATGAAGGACTCAGCTGCTTCTAAAACTCTCCATATTCCcgaattaaataataaatttatggTTAGCGGCTATTTAAACGAATTATCCACAATTCCAGatgatttgattttatcttcttcatccGCCAACACACTTCCTGcaaaaaatagtaaaaacCTTAGAGGCATATCATCATCTATTATTGTAAggataaaaatgatatttacaattgtaaaaaaattatgttTATCATTTATGTTTTTTGGTTATCATAACAATAACCTTATTAATCATACcttaaagaataaaaaacCAACCAACAAGAAGtcaaaagatttaaatttgtatataaccgaaaaaaattatacaaaATTCTTAACGAGACCAGCAGATGACGCAAATAACAAATATCGAAACTATTTGTTACTACCGGATGAAGATGTAACAAGAGATTTTGATCTGGAGTTATTTCAAGAATTGAATgataaatacaataaagACAAGCATATAAAGTACGAATACTTAAAAGACGATCCTGAGgaattaaaagaagaacTAGTAAGTATTTTAATACCAGACAATAATGAGCAACCGAATTCATCCCACTTACCACAAATATGGGAAGGCATTGCGACTAACATGCGACTAACAAGATCCCAGTTTGGATCAAGATATCCAGAAAGAGTATTTGAACAAACTGTTCTAGAACGTCGCCAATTTTGTCAAACACTTAGTCAAGAACTTTCAGATCCTGTCATCGATGAGTATGAAGAGGAGGAACAGTATTCGACTTTATGCCTTATCTGCAGGTTTAATAAACGGTCAATAATCCTATGGCCTTGTAGATGTTTATCTTGTTGTGACATGTGCAGAGATTCATTAGGGCACAAAGGGTTTCAGAAGTGCTTTACTTGTGATTCTGAGGTTAATGGATATAGTATTGTACATaatgtttaa